One Magnolia sinica isolate HGM2019 unplaced genomic scaffold, MsV1 ctg160, whole genome shotgun sequence DNA segment encodes these proteins:
- the LOC131236060 gene encoding inositol phosphorylceramide glucuronosyltransferase 1-like encodes MRSSPSNLGFLLVFAIAFAGICGKGVAGSQSEAYVTLLYGDEFLLGVRVLGKSIRETGSTKDMVVLASDGVSDYAKKLLRADGWIVELISLLANPNQIRPKRFWGVYTKLKIFNMTNYKKVVYLDADTIVLKNIEDLFKCGKFCANLKHSERMNSGVMVVEPSETIFKDMMSKVNTLPSYTGGDQGFLNSYYAGFANAHIFDPNLSADVINSRPVPEMERLSTLYNADVGLYMLANKWMVDEKELRIIHYTLGPLKPWDWWTAWLLKPVDIWQNVREQLEESLPGTGGGRNPNEQLLVKFLFVLPLCVLLFCCYRSFLQHRDLFDTFCRSSFCNLIKCIYYKYKSGGGHATYSTIGVTSPSIINSNQQFSNGSYSKLPAYLGGISVFICFIAAAVSLGLAFIVVPRQVMPWTGLLLMYEWTFTSFFIIFGSYLHLVYEWGKATATPGGTFSPQGQSSDYDSGKGHQRQVSNCDTATWFYGIGMAVLAVAAPSLPCLLGITALFARLGLMVGGGLVLASFMTYASEHLAVIAFVRGREDCDQPQSRSLCF; translated from the exons ATGAGATCATCCCCGTCGAATTTAGGTTTTCTGCTCGTTTTCGCCATCGCATTTGCGGGAATCTGCGGTAAAGGAGTCGCCGGATCTCAATCTGAGGCGTATGTTACTCTTCTCTACGGAGATGAATTTCTTCTCGGAGTTCGAGTTCTCGGGAAATCGATTCGGGAGACAGGATCGACAAAAGACATGGTTGTTCTTGCTTCGGACGGAGTTTCCGATTACGCGAAGAAGCTTCTTCGG GCTGATGGTTGGATTGTGGAGCTTATAAGTCTATTGGCTAACCCTAATCAAATACGGCCAAAGAGATTTTGGGGAGTCTACACCAAACTAAAAATATTTAACATGACAAATTACAAGAAAG TTGTGTATCTAGACGCAGATACTATTGTACTGAAAAATATTGAGGATCTCTTTAAATGTGGGAAGTTTTGTGCGAACTTGAAGCATTCAGAAAGGATGAATTCTGGAGTCATGGTAGTGGAGCCATCAGAAACAATTTTTAAAGACATGATGAGCAAAGTTAACACCTTGCCTTCTTACACTGGAG GGGATCAAGGTTTTTTAAATTCATATTATGCTGGATTTGCCAATGCACATATCTTTGATCCAAACTTATCAGCAGATGTGATAAATTCAAGACCAGTACCTGAAATGGAACGACTATCTACTCTATATAATGCAGATGTTGGTCTCTACATGCTGGCCAATAAG TGGATGGTAGATGAAAAAGAACTTCGAATTATTCACTACACCCTTGGCCCCCTTAAACCATGGGACTGGTGGACAGCTTGGCTTCTGAAACCTGTTGACATCTGGCAG AATGTTCGGGAACAGCTTGAGGAATCGCTTCCAGGAACGGGAGGAGGCAGGAACCCTAATGAACAGCTTCTAGTCAAATTTCTCTTTGTCCTTCCATTGTGTGTGTTATTATTTTGCTGCTATAGATCATTTCTTCAG CACAGAGATCTTTTTGATACCTTTTGTAGAAGCTCTTTTTGTAATCTCATTAAATGCATCTACTACAAATACAAGTCTGGTGGCGGACATGCTACCTACTCAACCATTGGTGTTACTTCACCGTCTATCATTAATTCTAATCAACAG TTCTCAAATGGCTCATATTCCAAGCTGCCTGCTTATTTGGGCGGCATCTCTGTTTTCATCTGCTTTATTGCAGCCGCGGTATCTCTTGGACTTGCATTCATTGTTGTTCCCCGACAAGTAATGCCATGGACAGGTTTGCTTCTAATGTACGAGTGGACATTTACAAGCTTTTTCATAATATTTGGAAGTTACCTCCATTTAGTGTATGAATGGGGAAAGGCAACAGCAACTCCAGGAGGAACCTTCTCCCCTCAGGGCCAATCTTCTGATTACGATTCAGGCAAAG GTCATCAACGCCAGGTTTCTAACTGTGACACTGCCACATGGTTCTATGGAATTGGGATGGCAGTTCTGGCCGTTGCTGCTCCCTCGCTGCCGTGTCTGTTGGGAATAACTGCACTGTTTGCAAG GTTAGGTTTGATGGTTGGAGGAGGGCTAGTGTTAGCATCTTTCATGACATATGCTTCAGAGCATCTTGCAGTCATTGCTTTTGTGAGGGGCCGCGAAGACTGTGATCAGCCCCAGAGCAGGAGTCTTTGTTTT